The DNA segment TAGCCAGCGGGTTGGCAATGCCTTTGCCTGCGATATCGGGTGCGGACCCGTGAATCGGTTCATACAGGCCTGGTCCGCTGGCACCGATCGAAGCACTTGGCAGCATTCCGAGGGAACCGGGTAGCATCGAAGCTTCGTCGGTCAGGATATCGCCAAACAAATTGCCTGTGACAACAACATCGTAATCGCGTGGACGGCTGATCAGGTGCATTGCCATCGCATCGACCAGGACCACGTCGTATTGAACGTCGGGGAATTCTTCGCTCATGACGCGCTGAGCGGTTTGTCGCCATAAGCGACTTGGTTCCAGCACGTTCGCTTTATCGACACTGGTAAGGCGATTGTCACGTTGACGAGCGGCGAGTGCGGCCAGTCGAACGATCCGTTCGACTTCGGGGACACTGTAGACCATCGAAGCATAAGCCGATTCGACGCCGTCGACCGTATTACGACCGCTTTCCCCGAAATAGACGCCGCCGGTTAATTCCCGGAAGAAAAGGATATCGGTTCCGTCGACAATTTCTCGCTTCAGTGGCGAGGCATCGACCAATTCCGAGAAGGTCTGAATGGGACGCAGGTTAGCGAATAATTGCAATTCCTTGCGGATGCGGAGCAAGCCTTGTTCTGGACGAGTTTTTGCCGCAGGATCGTCCCACTTGGGGCCGCCGACGGCCCCTAATAGGATGGCTGCTGATTTTTTGCATGCATCAACCGTCGCTTGGGGAAGCGGATCCCCCGTTTCATCAATGGCGATTCCGCCAATGAGGTGGCTTTCGAATTGAAAGGTATGTCCGAATTTCTTTGCGATCTGAATCAGAACGTTTTCGGCTTGTTTGACGATTTCGGGTCCGATCCCGTCCCCGGGCAATAATACGATATTGGCGTTCACGTCAGTCAATCTTTCTCAGTATGGGGGGATGATTTTCCAGTACGGTCTTTTGCGGTAGGGGTACTGTAACCGAAACCGCCCCGAGCATTACAGCCGTCATAAAACGGCTGATTCCACACCTTTGTACCTCGGACGCCGGAATTACCGAATCGCTAAGGGGGCAGAAAACGTGGAAAACCGATACTTCAAATTGCCAAACCGCCTAGTTTTCGTATACACTACGCGTCCCACCTGTGTCCTGACTGTCCAGATTTTGAGATTCAGTCCCGCCGATTTTCCCGCTGTCCTTGAGTAATGGTTCGAATCGAAGTTTCGAGCCACGTTGCAAGACGCGGGCTTACCTACAGCAAACCTGACCTTTTGTTGCCAAGCCGCCTTTTTGGCTAGTGCATCGGTCTGAGTTGCCAATGGAGTCCCAACCATGTCTAACGAAGCGAAGACCTCCGAGCACTCCTCGGCTCGCGCTTTTTCGATGCGAAACATCGCCCCGTGGGGGGCTGGAATTGTCATCCTTTTGGCGATTTCTTCATTGTTGGCAGCAAATTGGCCGCATAAAGGGAACGACTTGGCGGCTCGGGCGCTCTGGCACGAAGTCGATCGAACGGGGCTTTCGATTTCAGTGATCGAACGCGGAAACCTGGAAAGCCAGGATAACGTGACGGTCTACTGCGAAGTGGAAGATGTTCAACGCGACGGAATCAATGGGACTCCGATCGTCTGGATCGTCGAAAACGGCTCCTCGGTAAAAAAGGGAGACCTGTTGGTCGAACTGGAATCGACGCCGATGCAGGAAGCCCTCGATGAACAATTGCTGGATACCGAAGAAGCGAGGACTCAGCAATTTCAGGCGGAAGCCAACTACGACAATCAGATGACTCAGAACAGCACTGCGGAAGCGGAAGCCAAGTTGAATGTTGAGCTGGCTCGGCTGAATTTGCAGATGTATATCGATGAAGAAAATGGCACGCACCGTCTGCAAATCGAAGAAGTCAAACGTGCGATCGACGACATCAACAACGAAATTTTGGCCGCTCAGGCCTCGATGGAATTGAAGGACGAGGATCGTCGCGGTTTGCAGTCGTTGTTCAAGCTTGGCTATGCCAACCGTAACGAACTGCGTCGTAGCGAACTGTCTTACCTGCAAGCGGAAGGGCAATACGCTGCCAAATTGAACCAATTGAAAACCAAACTGGCTTCGTTGGGCAAAATGCAGGATTACGAACGACGCATGCAGATCATGACGTTGGAAGGAAAACTGAACACCGCAATTCGTAGTCAGGAACAGACGGTCCGAAATAACGAAGCGGTTCTGGCCCAGCGAAAATCGCTGCTGCGAACACGAACCGAACAGTTAAAGAAAGAAGAGGAACGCCTGCTCCGTTATCAAACCCAACTGAAACTGTGCAAGATTTATGCACCACAGGACGGGATGGTCGCCTACGCCAGCGGACGCAACATCGAAATCCGCGAAGGGGTTCCGATTCGAATGCGTCAGCACCTGCTGTCGATTCCGTTGCTCTCTCAGATGCAAGTTCGCACGGCGGTTCATGAATCGGTGCTGGACCAAATGCAGCAGGGATTGACCGCGACGATCACCGTCGACGCATTTCCGGACCGTGAATACCAAGGAAAAGTGCATTCGATCGCGGTCCTCCCCGATCAGAACGGGCTGCGAGGAAGTGGCACAAAGGTCTACGAGACGGTGATCACGATCGACACCGAAGTTGAAAATCT comes from the Roseimaritima multifibrata genome and includes:
- a CDS encoding efflux RND transporter periplasmic adaptor subunit encodes the protein MSNEAKTSEHSSARAFSMRNIAPWGAGIVILLAISSLLAANWPHKGNDLAARALWHEVDRTGLSISVIERGNLESQDNVTVYCEVEDVQRDGINGTPIVWIVENGSSVKKGDLLVELESTPMQEALDEQLLDTEEARTQQFQAEANYDNQMTQNSTAEAEAKLNVELARLNLQMYIDEENGTHRLQIEEVKRAIDDINNEILAAQASMELKDEDRRGLQSLFKLGYANRNELRRSELSYLQAEGQYAAKLNQLKTKLASLGKMQDYERRMQIMTLEGKLNTAIRSQEQTVRNNEAVLAQRKSLLRTRTEQLKKEEERLLRYQTQLKLCKIYAPQDGMVAYASGRNIEIREGVPIRMRQHLLSIPLLSQMQVRTAVHESVLDQMQQGLTATITVDAFPDREYQGKVHSIAVLPDQNGLRGSGTKVYETVITIDTEVENLKPGMTAVAEIHIDEAPDVIAVPVQSILERDGETYCMKEGPEGVSPCRVNLGRSNDAYVEILDGIDASDRIALNPTDIADGLPEDQTWSTDDASQDIPHPNPELVAAAN
- the leuB gene encoding 3-isopropylmalate dehydrogenase, which produces MNANIVLLPGDGIGPEIVKQAENVLIQIAKKFGHTFQFESHLIGGIAIDETGDPLPQATVDACKKSAAILLGAVGGPKWDDPAAKTRPEQGLLRIRKELQLFANLRPIQTFSELVDASPLKREIVDGTDILFFRELTGGVYFGESGRNTVDGVESAYASMVYSVPEVERIVRLAALAARQRDNRLTSVDKANVLEPSRLWRQTAQRVMSEEFPDVQYDVVLVDAMAMHLISRPRDYDVVVTGNLFGDILTDEASMLPGSLGMLPSASIGASGPGLYEPIHGSAPDIAGKGIANPLATILAAAMLLRHSLNLEEEAAAIEAAVRSVLADGLRTADIASGAPSIGTQAMGEAVLAKLG